In Fretibacterium sp. OH1220_COT-178, the sequence CCTTCTCGTCCTCGCCGACCGGACGCAGGTAAAGGGTGACCGTCGTACCGCATTCCGGCCGTTCGGCATCGGACAGGGAATACCCCCCCTGGCCGTCGGACTCGAAGCGGAAGGCCTCGTTCGTCCCCAGCTTACGGGAGACGAGTGTCACCCGGTCGGCGACCATGAAGACCGAGTAGAACCCCACCCCAAACTGTCCGATCAGCTGCTCCCCTGCGTTCTCGTCCCCGTTTGCAGCCAGGAACTCACGGGTTCCCGACTTGGCGATGGTGCCGAGATATCGCACAATCTCCTCGCGCGTCATGCCTATTCCGTTGTCCGAGACCGTCAGAGTGCGAGCTTCCCTGTCACGGACGATACGAATCTCCGGATCGAAGCCCGCCAGCTCGCTGTCGAACAGGGCCTCGATCCGACGCTTATCCAGCGCGTCAGAGGCGTTGGAAATCAGCTCGCGCAAAAAAATGTCCCGGTTGGAATACACCGAGTGTATCATCAACCTCAGAAGCTCAGCAGCCTCCGATTGAAATTGGAATTTTTCCTCCGCCATAAGGCCAGATCTCCCTTCCTGCGGCTCTCGCGGGTGCCTCCGCGGAGCGCACGGCTTGCGACAAAAACCATACAAAGCCTCCCGGCACGGCTCTGATTATAGCCTCTCCCGGCGTCCAAATACAAGCAAGATGCCGAAATCCCAATCGCTGGCCCGACGAACGTGCCGTCCCCAAACCGGCTCTCCCGTCCCGGCGAAAGAGGCCCCGAAAAATCCCATGCTGTTATAATTTCTGTGGATCGCCGTGCGCTTCGGGCATCGGCGTGGAACACTTCCCGTTTCATCCGCGCCCGTCGGCAGTGAAACGGTGTTGTGCCGGCCGTACCGGTCGAATTTGGGAGGCCCCTCATGTCCAAACGCAACCCCCAAGATACGCCCCGCTGTCTCGTCATCTCCGCCTTGGCCATCGCGCTGCTGACGCTTCTGGTCCGAGGCCTTCTGCTCCCTTGGAGCGAGGAGGGGGTCTTGTTCGCGCTCTACGGTGCGGGGGTCGGATTTTCGCTCGCCGTCCTCTGCAACCTGGGGCTGATCTGGCTGATGCGGCGTCGAAAACCCTGATGGAGGCCCTGCAGTGAAAAAACTCTCCTACACGAAGTTCTACCTGTCCTTGGCCGTTATCGCCGGACTCCTGGCAGCCGCGGCGATCCGGGCTCTGGGCTGGAACCCCGCTCCCTACGCCCTGTGGCTCATAAGCACAAGCCTCGTGTCCTTTGCCCTCTATGGCTACGACAAGTTCCAAGGCAGCCATGGAGGAGGGCGAATCCCCGAGGCGGTGCTGCACCTGCTCGCACTCTCCGGAGGATTCGCCGGAGGGTGGCTGGGCCGTGTTCTGTTTCGGCACAAGACCCGCAAGACGCGCTTTCTTTTCATCCTCATCCTGGCCACCCTTCTGCACGCCGTCCCCATCCTCCGGATGGTTCGTGGCTGACCGATGCGCGTGCTCTCCTACCGCAGGGTCTCCGAGCTCGACCGGCTGATGCGGGAGTTCATCCCCTTGGGGGAGGACGTTCGCTTTCTCGTCCCCTCGAGACGGGACCGAAGCTGGTGGCTGGACCGGTCTGGCAACGGAGAGTTCGGACTCGCCGAAGTGCCGACGGATGTCCTGTGGAACTGGCAGGACCTCTATGAGGATGTCGCCGCCTTTACCGAGGGACGGCGTCTGCGTCCCATCGATCCGCCCGACCACCGGCTGATCCTGAGTCGCCTTCTGGGCGACCTCCTGAAGGAGGAACCCAAGCTCCTGACCCTCTGGCCCGGGCTTGGCCGGAAGGGTTTTCTGGACATTCTCTCGGAGGACATCAGGGAGCTGCTCAATGAGGCCATCCTTCCGGAACAGACGGAAGCCGGCCTGCCCGAGGACAACCCTACGTCGCAGGTCCTCCCCCGCCTCTATCGGAGCTATCTGAAGTACCTGGAGGACAACGGTCTGATGGACAGCGCACAGATCTGTACCGCCACCCTGAGCCTTCTGGAGTCCTCCTCCCTGCCCTGGGGGTCGGATTTCGCGCTCGTCCTCACAGGTTTTCTCTCCTTCACCCAGGCCCAGGTGCGTCTGGTCCGGAAGCTGAACGACCGATGCCGGGAGGTGATCGTGCTGAAGCCCGAGGCGGACCTCCCCCATTTTCACGACGCCGCCCGCCAGCTGGAGAAACTCACCTGGGAAGAGGAACCCCGGCGCGTGCCGGGACGCATCCTCCGGATGCGGACCACGGAGAGCGAACTCGAGGCAGAGGCCGCAGCCCGTGCTCTGGCCCTATGGAGCGCCGGACGAGGTCCATTGTCCTCGGAACGGGATTTTCCCGGCTTTGGGGCCGTCGGCATCATGCTGCCCTCGGACGGCGAGGAGGCCGTATCCGAGGCGCTGACCCGCTATGCCGTTCCTCATAGCGCAGCTCAGGGGATATCCGTCGACCGGACCCTGCCCGGCCGGGTGCTCTCGGCGATGTGGGTGCTTCGAAGCCAGGGCTTTCGCACCTACGACACCGCCCTTTTCCTGGCCCAGCCCTGCTTCACCGGCGAGGAGTTCTCCGTCGCCGAGGCCCTGAAGGCCGGACCGTACGGTCTGGCCGGATGGAAGGCCTATCTGGGGGAGAAGACCCCCTTGAAGGATGGGCGGAGAGAAAGACGCTCCTCCGCCCTTCGGGCTCTGCTGGCCACTGAGCGGTTCTGCAGGGTGTTGGCCCGCGGAGCCCCCCCGCCGGATCTGATGGAGGCCTTCCATAAATTTCTGTGCGAAAAGGGGCTATGGCTCGATCGCCTGAAGGCACTGCCCTTGAGCTATCCCGAGCTGGACGAGACCATCCGCACGACGGCCTCCGCCGTGGACTCCGTTCGAGAGAAGGCCCTGGCGCTTCGGGAGCTTCTGCCGGACATCGGCCCCTTGGGCAGGCAGGCCCTCAAAGGCGAAGATGCCGCCGAATTCCTTCAGATCTGGTGCCGGGAAACCCGTATTCGCCCGACGCCCCCCCTTGCGGGAGCCGTGACGCTCCATACGGGTCCCCCTCCGGTTCTGGCCTCCTATCCCGTATGGATCATGCTCGGCGTCTCCCAGAGGGACTGGCCGGGCCGTATCGCAGGTTCGCCGCTCCTGGGCGGCCCCGAGCGGGAACGACTCGCCGAGGCGGAGGCCTGGCTTCCCTCCATCCAGGACAAACACCTCCAAAGGGAGGCCCTCTTTCGCCGTTTGATCCTGACGGGCGAGGAGATGACGATTCTCTCAAAGGCCGAGGCGGACGACAACGGACGTCCCATTCCGGAGACCCCTTTTCTGGATCGCTTCATGGCGGACATGGGGGACTGGGCTTTGAGGACCCTGCCCGTCGAGGGAATCGACATCCTTCTGCCGACCGACGGACACGCCTTCGAGGATGTCGATGCACCGCTCGATGAACGCGCTCGACGCTTTGACCCCGTCGCCGGATCCTGCGGCCGGATGGAGGAGCGTCCTCTCACGCTCGCGGTCAGCGACCTCCAGACGCTCCTCGAGTGTCCCCTGCGCTACTGGCTGCAGCGCAGAGCACGATTGAGGGAACGGCCCCTGGGCCTCGTCTCCGCGGCGGACTGGGGGGCCCTGACCCATAAGTTCTGGGAACGGGTCTGGAGGCGCTTCGACGAGCGGCGCGAGGGCTTTTTGGAGATTGCCGACGCGGAGTGGAGGGCCCTCTCGGCGGTGGACACGGAGTACACGGCGTACGCTCCGATGATTCGGGACCGGCGTCTCGGCCGCAGAAGGGAGATCCTGAGGCTTCGGGTGATGCGTCTGGCGGTGCTGCAAGCCCGTATTCTCGAACGGCTGGCGCAAGCCGGGTTCCGACACCGGGCCATCCTGCTGGAGGAGGATGCGGAGCTGCTCTGCGAGTTGGAAGGGGTCCGCTTCTCCGGCCGGTGCGACCGCGTGGAAATTCTGGAGGGACGCGACGGCGCCCTTCGGGCCGTCATCACGGACTACAAGACGGGACGAAGTGCGAGGTACGAGGAAGGACTTTCGGGGCTTGAACGCTACCCCTGGCACGACGGCGGCCTGGACCGATTTCTCCGTGGACTCCAGCTGTCGTCCTATGCCTTGATGTACGCCCGGCAGCATTCGGACGCCGTGCTTGCCGGTGTCTGCCTTTTGGGACATCAGGACGGAGGGCTTGCCGGCACCTTTTCCGAGGAGCTCCGGGGCCCCTGCACGGCGGAGCTGCGGGGAGAAAAGAAGGGCAACCGCTGTACCCTGGAAGAACGGCAGGAGGAGGCCCGCTACGCGATGGTTTGCGCCGCCCGGATACTCGGGGAAGGCCGTTTTGCCCCGTTTTACGGCGCACCCTCCTGCCGCTACTGCGGCATGAAGAGCGTCTGCCGCAGGGGAGAGACCGTCGGCGAGGCCCTGGGTCCCGAGGAGGATCCGGACGAATGATCCTTGCCGTCGCGAGCATCTTCCTCGCCCTGCTGTCTCCCGGGGTCGGCTGAAAAACTGCAAAAGCGCGCGCTGTCCATTCGATCCTATTTTCCCGCAGCAACAGGATTGAGACAACGAGACGGCACCGTATGGGAAGGCTTTTTTGTTCAAACACAATGGGCAGGACAATATCTTACGGCGCAGCTCCATGAAAAAGGCCGTTTGCCTGAGGACCGGGGATGCAAAGTGCGATGGGACGTCCCATTGGATACCGGTTCACAGCCAATGCCATTTTTCGACGTCGCCGAATTTCGGGTGAGTATGAGATGAATGGGAAAAAAAGGCGAAACAGGAACGTCCTCGTTCTGATACGGACGAACTACAATATTCTTTCGACCTCGCAGAAAAAAGTCGCGGACTATGTGCTCGCCAACCCAGAGCTGGTCATGACGACCTCGCTCGTGGATTTGGCCGAAGGAGGCAACGTCAGCGAGCCGACCGTATTTCGTTTCCTGAGAAAGCTTGGTTATGATTCCTATCAGGTTTTTCGTGTGGATCTGGCCCAGACGCTGGCGGAGGGCAAGGACGACAATTTCTACTCCGAGATCAACGAACAGGACGACGCGGGAGAAATTCGGGACAAGGTCCTGGCCTTTACGGCAAACTGCTTCAACGACGGCAAACAGATCATCAGCGCCGAATCGCTGAAAACCGCGGCCAATATGATCGAAAAAAGCGAGCATATCGTCACGATTGGCGTTGGAGCTTCCTACTGCATGGCTTACGACTTGTACCATAAGCTCATGCGCCTTGGGATATCCAGCCAGGTGACGAACGACACCCATATAATGAATATCCTGTGCTCCAGGCTCACGGAGAACGATATGCTGATCTGCTTTTCCCACTCCGGGGAGAGCCGGGAAATTTTAGAAGCACTCAGGATTGCCAAGAAGGGCGGTGCAGGCACCGTGGCCGTCACCAGCTACAAAAACTCCACGGCTACGGTCCTGGCGGACTGCTCCATCCTGAGCTCCTCCTACGAGACGCATTATCGTGCAGATTCAATGACATCGCGTATTTTACAGCTTGGCATCATCGATATGCTCTACATCCTGCTGGTCCTCCACGATCGGGATAAAAGGCAGGCGGAAATCAACAGGTCGCGTCTTGCGGTGGCAAGAAACAAAACGTGATGCGCCCCCTGAGGCCCGGCTGAGCAGGAACTCATACTGATTCGCGTTTAAACAGTAACAACGACTTGCCTCCCCCGATAAAGCTTCTGGTGAAGGGGCTTTTCCAGTTGCCTCATCCTGGGGGCCAAAGACATGAGTTTCCGCTCCGGGGCCATGGGGCATAATCCATCGTTCATTCAGCAGAGCCTACATAAATCCCCAGAGTGCCGGAACGGACCGAAATCGCAACGTTGCTTCCAAGGGGAACGTTGCTGACC encodes:
- a CDS encoding DUF1294 domain-containing protein, which translates into the protein MKKLSYTKFYLSLAVIAGLLAAAAIRALGWNPAPYALWLISTSLVSFALYGYDKFQGSHGGGRIPEAVLHLLALSGGFAGGWLGRVLFRHKTRKTRFLFILILATLLHAVPILRMVRG
- a CDS encoding PD-(D/E)XK nuclease family protein, which produces MRVLSYRRVSELDRLMREFIPLGEDVRFLVPSRRDRSWWLDRSGNGEFGLAEVPTDVLWNWQDLYEDVAAFTEGRRLRPIDPPDHRLILSRLLGDLLKEEPKLLTLWPGLGRKGFLDILSEDIRELLNEAILPEQTEAGLPEDNPTSQVLPRLYRSYLKYLEDNGLMDSAQICTATLSLLESSSLPWGSDFALVLTGFLSFTQAQVRLVRKLNDRCREVIVLKPEADLPHFHDAARQLEKLTWEEEPRRVPGRILRMRTTESELEAEAAARALALWSAGRGPLSSERDFPGFGAVGIMLPSDGEEAVSEALTRYAVPHSAAQGISVDRTLPGRVLSAMWVLRSQGFRTYDTALFLAQPCFTGEEFSVAEALKAGPYGLAGWKAYLGEKTPLKDGRRERRSSALRALLATERFCRVLARGAPPPDLMEAFHKFLCEKGLWLDRLKALPLSYPELDETIRTTASAVDSVREKALALRELLPDIGPLGRQALKGEDAAEFLQIWCRETRIRPTPPLAGAVTLHTGPPPVLASYPVWIMLGVSQRDWPGRIAGSPLLGGPERERLAEAEAWLPSIQDKHLQREALFRRLILTGEEMTILSKAEADDNGRPIPETPFLDRFMADMGDWALRTLPVEGIDILLPTDGHAFEDVDAPLDERARRFDPVAGSCGRMEERPLTLAVSDLQTLLECPLRYWLQRRARLRERPLGLVSAADWGALTHKFWERVWRRFDERREGFLEIADAEWRALSAVDTEYTAYAPMIRDRRLGRRREILRLRVMRLAVLQARILERLAQAGFRHRAILLEEDAELLCELEGVRFSGRCDRVEILEGRDGALRAVITDYKTGRSARYEEGLSGLERYPWHDGGLDRFLRGLQLSSYALMYARQHSDAVLAGVCLLGHQDGGLAGTFSEELRGPCTAELRGEKKGNRCTLEERQEEARYAMVCAARILGEGRFAPFYGAPSCRYCGMKSVCRRGETVGEALGPEEDPDE
- a CDS encoding MurR/RpiR family transcriptional regulator, with translation MNGKKRRNRNVLVLIRTNYNILSTSQKKVADYVLANPELVMTTSLVDLAEGGNVSEPTVFRFLRKLGYDSYQVFRVDLAQTLAEGKDDNFYSEINEQDDAGEIRDKVLAFTANCFNDGKQIISAESLKTAANMIEKSEHIVTIGVGASYCMAYDLYHKLMRLGISSQVTNDTHIMNILCSRLTENDMLICFSHSGESREILEALRIAKKGGAGTVAVTSYKNSTATVLADCSILSSSYETHYRADSMTSRILQLGIIDMLYILLVLHDRDKRQAEINRSRLAVARNKT